The following proteins come from a genomic window of Lycium ferocissimum isolate CSIRO_LF1 chromosome 4, AGI_CSIRO_Lferr_CH_V1, whole genome shotgun sequence:
- the LOC132053577 gene encoding vestitone reductase-like translates to MEEVKEKGKVCLTGGSGYLGSWMVMRLLQVGYSVNTTIRSHPDRKKDVSYLTNLPGAQERLHIFNADLARPESFKAAIEGCIGVFHVAHPMELENKESEEMITQRSIDCIIGILQACIESKTVKRVMYTSSAATVVGGSSNIIDENSWTDVDLIRTLKPFASSYTISKTLTEKAALEFAEIYGIDLVTVIPTWIHGPFITPQIPGSVRSSMEMILGHQNNSMSYPPIVPFVHVDDVTNAHIFLLENPNAKGRYICSAVEITREKLAEFLSTRYPEYRKQINEYTGSSVEQPKHASLSSKKLLEIGFKYKYGLEEMFDGAIECCKQKGIL, encoded by the exons ATGGAAGAAGTGAAGGAGAAGGGAAAGGTATGTCTAACAGGAGGAAGTGGTTATCTTGGATCATGGATGGTTATGAGGCTTCTTCAAGTTGGTTATTCTGTTAACACTACTATTAGGTCTCATCCAG ATCGCAAAAAGGATGTGAGCTACCTCACAAATCTTCCGGGTGCACAAGAAAGGCTGCATATTTTTAATGCTGATCTAGCCAGACCAGAGAGTTTCAAAGCAGCAATTGAAGGCTGCATTGGGGTATTTCATGTTGCACATCCAATGGAATTAGAGAACAAAGAAAGTGAAGAAATGATAACGCAAAGATCTATCGACTGTATTATAGGTATTTTACAGGCATGTATCGAGTCAAAGACAGTTAAACGTGTCATGTACACTTCTAGTGCAGCTACGGTTGTGGGTGGCAGTTCAAACATAATAGATGAAAACTCGTGGACAGACGTAGATCTTATAAGAACCTTAAAGCCTTTTGCAAGTTCTTACACGATTAGCAAGACCTTAACAGAAAAGGCAGCTCTGGAATTTGCAGAAATATATGGAATTGATCTTGTGACTGTAATTCCAACCTGGATACATGGCCCTTTTATTACTCCTCAAATTCCTGGTTCTGTTCGTTCATCCATGGAAATGATTCTTG GTCATCAAAATAATTCGATGAGTTATCCTCCAATTGTACCTTTTGTACATGTAGATGATGTCACAAATGCTCACATCTTCCTTCTTGAAAATCCTAATGCAAAAGGGAGGTATATTTGTTCAGCTGTTGAAATAACACGTGAAAAGCTAGCTGAGTTTCTTTCTACAAGATATCCTGAATATCGAAAACAAATTAATGA GTACACAGGGTCAAGTGTAGAACAACCTAAACACGCTAGCCTTTCATCAAAAAAACTTTTGGAGATCGGATTCAAGTACAAGTATGGCCTTGAGGAAATGTTTGATGGAGCAATCGAATGTTGCAAACAAAAAGGGATACTCTAA